A stretch of the Bordetella genomosp. 8 genome encodes the following:
- a CDS encoding MFS transporter produces the protein MQKRHAAIAMFLILLLSYVLNAVDRTLFSVLAIEVRNAMNLSLPQVGLASTLFTLGMGLAAIPTGYLLGVRSRRSVVILGLLIFSVATLMTAYAHGLADLLAYRFISGLGEAMQATAIIAIGASYFYRHRALVTGSVSFGYGIGAFLGPTSTAALMNAYDWKQPFVVFGMIGAVAMVMVWMWVKPWFSESRENESPANTANNRAPYGTNETIWNPTTVTLGLAAICAGIAVYGFSGLYPTYLRNALGYTPAQAAYVMSAIGIGGFLAPLSGWLGDRLGYHKVLFLALPLGALSGGIAFTELDRSVFLHALAAGVFGVSVLSLLYSNLSAIIIESMSPAKTAQGSGMFIASYYIPAAFAGYLLAELKEIFGWTAAGIIQTSGFAILSMILVMIATTMRRKAARPSTGVELGAAGGPAHRLKA, from the coding sequence ATGCAAAAACGCCATGCCGCGATAGCGATGTTCCTGATCCTGCTGCTGTCCTACGTGCTGAACGCCGTCGACCGCACCCTGTTCTCCGTCCTGGCCATCGAAGTGCGCAACGCGATGAATCTGTCGCTGCCGCAGGTGGGCCTGGCATCCACCCTGTTCACGCTTGGCATGGGGTTGGCCGCGATACCGACCGGTTATCTGCTGGGCGTACGCTCGCGCAGGTCCGTCGTGATCCTGGGCCTGCTGATCTTCTCCGTGGCCACGCTGATGACGGCCTACGCGCACGGACTGGCGGACCTGCTCGCCTACCGCTTCATTTCCGGATTGGGCGAAGCCATGCAGGCGACGGCCATCATCGCCATCGGCGCCAGCTATTTCTACAGGCACCGCGCGCTGGTCACCGGATCGGTGTCGTTCGGCTACGGCATCGGCGCCTTCCTGGGCCCGACCAGCACCGCCGCGCTGATGAACGCATACGACTGGAAGCAGCCGTTCGTCGTCTTCGGCATGATAGGCGCCGTCGCGATGGTGATGGTCTGGATGTGGGTCAAGCCTTGGTTCAGCGAGAGCCGCGAAAACGAGTCGCCGGCCAATACCGCGAACAACCGCGCCCCCTACGGCACCAACGAAACCATCTGGAACCCGACCACGGTCACGCTGGGGCTTGCCGCGATCTGCGCCGGCATCGCGGTGTATGGCTTCTCCGGCCTGTATCCCACCTATCTTCGCAACGCACTGGGCTACACGCCGGCGCAGGCGGCCTACGTCATGAGCGCCATCGGCATCGGCGGCTTTCTCGCGCCGCTCAGCGGCTGGCTGGGTGACCGGCTGGGCTATCACAAGGTGCTCTTCCTGGCGTTGCCGCTGGGCGCCCTGTCCGGGGGCATCGCCTTCACCGAACTGGATCGCTCGGTCTTCCTGCATGCCCTGGCCGCCGGCGTATTCGGCGTTTCGGTGCTGAGCCTGCTCTATTCCAACCTGTCCGCCATCATCATCGAATCCATGAGCCCGGCCAAGACGGCCCAGGGTTCGGGCATGTTCATCGCCAGCTACTACATCCCCGCCGCCTTCGCCGGCTATCTGCTCGCCGAACTGAAGGAAATTTTCGGCTGGACGGCGGCCGGCATCATCCAGACATCGGGTTTCGCGATCCTTTCCATGATCCTGGTGATGATCGCCACCACGATGCGCCGCAAGGCGGCGCGCCCGTCCACCGGCGTCGAGCTCGGCGCGGCAGGCGGACCGGCACATCGGCTCAAGGCATAG